The Schaalia dentiphila ATCC 17982 sequence AGGGAGGGCAGCTCGTGGTTCGGGATCGGGTAGTAGACGCCCGAGCCGACGCCGTATTCCTCGCGCAGCGCTGCGGCAAAGCCGTCGCGGTCCTCGGCCACGCGGATCGTGTACTGGTGGTAGACGTGCGTGGCGCCGGGCGCGACGTGCGGGACGGTGACGCCGCGCAGGTGGGCATCCAGGAAGGCGGCGTTGTCCTGACGTGCGCGCGTCCACTCGCCAACCTTCGTCAGCTGCACGCGTCCGATGGCGGCGTGGATGTCGGTCATGCGGTTGTTGAGGCCCACGATTTCGTTTGCGTAGCGCGTCTCCATGCCCTGGTTGCGCGCAAGTTTGACGCCGCGGATGATCTCGGGGTCGCTCGAGGTGACCATGCCACCCTCGCCGCTGGTCATGTTTTTCGTCGGGTAGAAGGAGAAGGCCGCGAAAGCGCCGAAAGAGCCGACCGCGCGCCCGTGCAGGCTCGCGCCGTGGGCCTGGGCGGCGTCTTCGAAGACCATAAGCCCATGCGCATCGGCGATCGCCTGCAGCGCGTCCATGGGGGCAGGGTGGCCGTAGAGATGGACGGGCATGATGGCCCGCGTACGCGGCGTGATCGCGGCCTCGACGGCGGCAGGCGACAGGGTAAACGTGAGCGGGTCGATGTCGGCGAACACGGGGGTCGCGCCCGTGATGGCGACCGAGTTGGCGGTGGCCGCGAAGGTGAACGAGGGGACGATGACCTCGTCGCCCGGACCGATCCGGGCGGCGAGCAGGCCCAGGTGCAGTGCCGAGGTCCCCGAGTTGACCGCGATCGCCTGCACCCCGGGCACCAGGGCGGCACAGAACTCCTCCTCGAAGGCGGCGA is a genomic window containing:
- a CDS encoding DegT/DnrJ/EryC1/StrS family aminotransferase, coding for MTQPFIPPARPLIGEEEIDAVAAVMRTGMIAQGPQVAAFEEEFCAALVPGVQAIAVNSGTSALHLGLLAARIGPGDEVIVPSFTFAATANSVAITGATPVFADIDPLTFTLSPAAVEAAITPRTRAIMPVHLYGHPAPMDALQAIADAHGLMVFEDAAQAHGASLHGRAVGSFGAFAAFSFYPTKNMTSGEGGMVTSSDPEIIRGVKLARNQGMETRYANEIVGLNNRMTDIHAAIGRVQLTKVGEWTRARQDNAAFLDAHLRGVTVPHVAPGATHVYHQYTIRVAEDRDGFAAALREEYGVGSGVYYPIPNHELPSLARFAPGLGLAATREAADQVLSLPIYPSLTPGELERIVEAVNALAEAGA